The following are from one region of the Pseudomonas putida genome:
- a CDS encoding sulfurtransferase TusA family protein: protein MSDTLTCDAELDASGLNCPLPLLKAKMELNRLASGAVLKVIATDAGSQRDFRTFAQLAGHTLLRETAEAGTYTYWLRKA from the coding sequence ATGAGTGACACCCTGACCTGTGACGCCGAACTGGACGCCAGCGGGCTGAATTGCCCTTTGCCGCTGCTGAAGGCCAAGATGGAGCTCAACCGCCTGGCCAGCGGCGCGGTGCTGAAGGTCATCGCCACCGACGCCGGCTCCCAGCGCGACTTCCGCACTTTCGCCCAGTTGGCAGGTCATACCCTGCTGCGTGAAACGGCCGAGGCCGGCACCTACACTTACTGGCTGCGCAAGGCCTGA
- a CDS encoding M48 family metalloprotease, whose protein sequence is MNLLRPTLLTLACLLALPGHADDLPSLGDASSAIVSPQQEHQLGRAWLSLLRGQVNQLNDPQLKDYVETSVYRLAETSQLQDRRLEFILIDSRELNAFAAPGGIVGVNGGLFLNAQTEGEYASVLAHELAHLSQRHFARGVEAQQRMQLPMMAALLAGIVLAAGGGGDAGIGMIAGTQAAAIQEQRRFSRQNEQEADRIGIQNLEKAGYDPRNMPTMFERLARQYRYDAKPPEFLLTHPVTESRIADTRNRAEQAPKGGVEDSMRYQLIRARVALTYEGTPGLAAKRFRAQLDEDPKLDAARYGLALAQIKGGQLNEARELLKPLLAKAPNDITYNLAQIDLDITNNRLADAQQRAERMQGLYPGNYPLKQVRADLLVKQNKPAEAEKVLNDLVKSRPDDPDVWYDMAEVRGLSGNTIGLHRARAEYFTLVGDFDQAIQQLDYAKRRAGGNFPLAAQIDQRQREIMEQQRMVQEMMGR, encoded by the coding sequence ATGAATCTACTGCGCCCTACCCTGCTGACGCTGGCCTGCCTGTTGGCCCTCCCCGGCCACGCTGACGACCTGCCATCACTGGGTGATGCCAGTTCCGCGATCGTCTCGCCGCAACAGGAGCACCAGCTCGGCCGAGCCTGGCTGAGCCTGCTGCGTGGTCAGGTCAACCAGCTCAACGACCCGCAGCTCAAGGACTACGTCGAAACCAGCGTGTACCGCCTGGCCGAAACCAGCCAGTTGCAGGACCGCCGCCTGGAATTCATCCTCATCGACAGCCGCGAGCTCAACGCCTTTGCCGCCCCGGGCGGTATCGTCGGGGTCAACGGCGGGCTGTTCCTCAACGCCCAGACCGAAGGCGAGTACGCCTCGGTACTGGCCCACGAACTGGCGCACTTGTCGCAGCGCCACTTCGCCCGCGGTGTCGAGGCCCAGCAGCGCATGCAGTTGCCGATGATGGCGGCGCTGCTGGCCGGTATCGTGCTGGCCGCTGGTGGCGGCGGTGATGCCGGTATCGGCATGATCGCCGGTACCCAGGCGGCGGCGATCCAGGAACAGCGGCGCTTCTCACGGCAGAACGAACAGGAAGCCGACCGCATCGGCATCCAGAACCTGGAAAAGGCCGGCTACGACCCGCGCAACATGCCAACCATGTTCGAGCGCCTGGCCCGGCAGTACCGCTACGATGCCAAACCGCCGGAATTCCTGCTGACCCACCCGGTAACAGAGTCGCGTATCGCCGACACCCGCAACCGTGCCGAGCAGGCGCCCAAGGGCGGCGTCGAGGACAGCATGCGCTACCAGCTTATTCGTGCTCGCGTGGCGCTGACCTACGAAGGCACCCCGGGGCTGGCGGCCAAGCGCTTCCGCGCACAGCTGGACGAAGACCCCAAGCTGGACGCAGCACGCTACGGCCTGGCCCTGGCGCAGATCAAGGGCGGCCAGCTGAACGAGGCGCGTGAACTGCTCAAGCCGCTGCTGGCCAAGGCGCCCAACGACATTACCTACAACCTGGCGCAGATCGACCTGGACATCACCAACAACCGCCTGGCCGACGCGCAGCAGCGCGCCGAACGCATGCAGGGCCTGTACCCAGGCAACTACCCGCTGAAGCAAGTGCGTGCCGATCTGCTGGTGAAGCAGAACAAGCCCGCCGAGGCAGAGAAGGTATTGAACGATCTGGTGAAGAGCCGGCCGGATGACCCGGACGTGTGGTACGACATGGCTGAAGTGCGTGGCCTTTCGGGCAATACCATTGGTTTGCACCGGGCGCGGGCCGAGTATTTCACCCTGGTGGGCGATTTCGACCAGGCGATTCAGCAGCTGGATTACGCCAAGCGCCGTGCGGGTGGCAACTTCCCGCTGGCAGCACAGATTGACCAGCGTCAGCGCGAGATCATGGAACAGCAGCGCATGGTTCAGGAAATGATGGGGCGGTGA
- the nadA gene encoding quinolinate synthase NadA: protein MTQISERLLVQAHLDAKQPNPLTAEQEAEYRAAIAAELKAQNAVLVAHYYCDPVIQALAEETGGCVSDSLEMARFGKNHPAETVIVAGVRFMGETAKILTPEKRVLMPTLEATCSLDLGCPVEEFSAFCDQHPERTVVVYANTSAAVKARADWVVTSSCALEIVESLMDNGETIIWGPDQHLGRYIQKQTGADMLLWDGACIVHEEFKSRQLADMKALYPDAAILVHPESPEAVIELADAVGSTSQLIKAAQTLPNKTFIVATDRGIFYKMQQLCPDKEFVEAPTAGNGAACRSCAHCPWMAMNTLERVLDCLRKGTNEIFVDPALVPKAIKPLNRMLDFTQAARLKLSGNA from the coding sequence ATGACCCAGATTTCCGAACGCCTGTTGGTTCAGGCCCACCTCGACGCCAAGCAGCCCAACCCGCTGACAGCCGAGCAGGAGGCCGAATACCGTGCGGCCATCGCTGCCGAGCTCAAGGCCCAGAACGCCGTGCTGGTCGCCCACTATTACTGCGACCCGGTCATCCAGGCGCTGGCCGAAGAAACCGGCGGCTGCGTCTCCGACTCGCTGGAAATGGCCCGCTTCGGCAAGAACCACCCGGCTGAAACCGTGATCGTTGCCGGCGTGCGCTTCATGGGCGAGACAGCGAAAATCCTCACCCCGGAAAAGCGGGTGCTGATGCCGACCCTGGAGGCCACCTGCTCGCTCGACCTGGGCTGCCCGGTCGAAGAGTTCTCGGCCTTCTGTGACCAGCACCCCGAGCGTACCGTGGTGGTCTACGCCAACACTTCCGCTGCCGTGAAGGCTCGCGCCGACTGGGTGGTGACGTCGAGCTGCGCCCTGGAAATCGTCGAAAGCCTGATGGACAACGGCGAAACCATCATCTGGGGCCCGGACCAGCACCTGGGCCGTTACATCCAGAAGCAAACCGGTGCCGACATGCTGCTGTGGGACGGTGCCTGCATCGTTCACGAAGAGTTCAAGTCGCGCCAGTTGGCCGACATGAAGGCGCTGTACCCGGATGCAGCGATTCTGGTGCACCCAGAGTCGCCGGAAGCGGTGATCGAACTGGCCGACGCGGTGGGCTCCACCAGCCAGCTGATCAAGGCTGCCCAGACGCTGCCGAACAAGACCTTCATCGTCGCCACCGACCGCGGCATCTTCTACAAGATGCAGCAGCTGTGCCCGGACAAGGAGTTCGTCGAAGCGCCTACCGCCGGTAACGGCGCGGCATGCCGCAGCTGCGCGCACTGCCCGTGGATGGCGATGAACACCCTGGAGCGGGTGCTGGATTGCCTGCGCAAGGGTACCAACGAGATCTTCGTCGACCCGGCACTGGTGCCGAAGGCGATCAAGCCGCTGAACCGCATGCTGGACTTTACCCAGGCCGCACGCCTGAAGTTGTCCGGTAACGCCTGA
- a CDS encoding YdgA family protein produces the protein MKKSVGILSGLAIAIAVATTAGAWYTGKQLPAELDNALVRSNAELKKALVSTGGSMSIERVSLEQHFFSSIAQYRLKARDINLGDGEVVNFDVGVTDQIEHGPFPWSRVKALKLMPVLAVSNSTLQKDDATAPWFAAAGEQAPVSAQTSLGYDGNVVSQVRLAPVKLDEADGNSIDFSGMQLQVSGDQEGKASKFQGQADRFVMKLVRDDQPPATFELNGLKVGGQLAATAHEAIYVGNVDLALAETKVTLGPRQQVLVVKGLEQNALQTLDGPDTVGGRVAYKVGDITWDGRAVGKAQMAVSITSVNAPALQALSAWYQAHLPEFEAAAAAGQPVPEIQMNDVEKARFHGELQKLLAAKPRVAVENLSFKTANGESRFDLSMGFAAPASFDLPPEQLSKQLITEVKGKLSLSKPMIGDLATLQALLDGQTDAQAIAMQSSQAGEMVGMMALQSGMATVQGDDVVTSLHYADGMVDFNGKKMTVEEFAMLMSAQLAALSPQG, from the coding sequence ATGAAGAAATCAGTCGGCATCCTTTCCGGCCTGGCTATCGCCATCGCCGTCGCAACCACCGCTGGCGCCTGGTACACCGGCAAGCAGCTGCCTGCGGAGCTGGACAACGCGCTTGTCCGCAGCAACGCCGAACTGAAGAAGGCGTTGGTGAGCACCGGTGGCAGCATGAGCATCGAGCGAGTGTCGCTGGAGCAGCATTTCTTCAGCAGTATTGCCCAATACCGGCTCAAGGCCCGCGATATCAACCTGGGCGACGGTGAAGTGGTGAATTTCGATGTGGGTGTGACCGACCAGATCGAGCACGGCCCGTTCCCCTGGTCGCGGGTAAAGGCGTTGAAGCTGATGCCGGTGCTGGCGGTCAGCAACAGCACGCTGCAGAAGGACGACGCCACCGCACCGTGGTTCGCCGCCGCAGGCGAGCAGGCCCCGGTCAGCGCACAGACCAGCCTGGGCTACGACGGCAATGTGGTCAGCCAGGTCCGGCTGGCGCCGGTCAAGCTCGACGAAGCGGATGGCAATAGCATCGACTTCTCGGGCATGCAACTGCAGGTCAGCGGTGATCAGGAAGGCAAGGCCTCGAAATTCCAGGGCCAGGCCGACCGCTTTGTGATGAAGCTGGTACGTGATGACCAGCCGCCTGCCACCTTCGAGCTCAACGGCCTGAAGGTCGGTGGCCAACTGGCGGCCACCGCGCACGAGGCCATCTATGTGGGCAACGTCGACCTGGCGCTGGCCGAAACCAAGGTCACTCTGGGGCCCAGGCAGCAGGTGCTGGTGGTCAAGGGCCTGGAGCAGAACGCCCTGCAAACACTCGACGGCCCGGACACCGTGGGTGGTCGCGTGGCGTACAAGGTCGGGGATATCACCTGGGATGGTCGTGCGGTAGGCAAGGCGCAGATGGCAGTGAGCATCACCTCGGTCAACGCCCCGGCGTTACAGGCGCTGTCGGCCTGGTACCAGGCCCACCTGCCGGAGTTCGAAGCCGCAGCTGCCGCCGGCCAGCCGGTGCCGGAAATCCAGATGAACGATGTGGAGAAGGCCAGGTTCCACGGCGAGCTGCAGAAACTGCTGGCTGCCAAGCCCCGGGTGGCGGTTGAAAACCTGTCGTTCAAGACCGCCAATGGCGAAAGCCGCTTTGACCTGTCGATGGGTTTCGCCGCCCCCGCCAGCTTCGATCTGCCGCCTGAACAGTTGAGCAAGCAACTGATCACCGAGGTGAAGGGCAAGCTGTCGTTGTCCAAGCCGATGATCGGTGACCTGGCAACCTTGCAGGCGCTGCTGGATGGCCAGACCGACGCCCAGGCCATTGCCATGCAATCGAGCCAGGCCGGGGAAATGGTCGGCATGATGGCGCTGCAGAGTGGCATGGCCACGGTGCAGGGCGATGATGTGGTGACCAGCCTGCACTATGCCGATGGCATGGTCGACTTCAACGGCAAGAAAATGACCGTGGAAGAGTTCGCCATGCTCATGTCGGCGCAGCTGGCGGCCCTTTCGCCGCAGGGCTGA